CTTGGAATAGACAGTTTTCTCTAATTCTTCACTAAAGCGGTTTAAAACTAATCTTCTCCCACTTTCATTGAGAAAAACTCCTTCGTCTGATATAAAATGCATCTCTGGTTTAATTTCCTTTCTCTTTATCATTGAAATTATAACCGAATGCCCAAATATAGGTTTAAAAATCTCAGATACATCTAATGCTAGGCTATTCCTTGCAGATGACGGCTCATGTAAAAAACTTACAGTAGGATCTAAGTGAGTACAAAAAATCTCAGAGGCAACTGTGGAATATATCAATGAATTAATAAAACTAATGAGCGCGTTCCCAAATGAAAGCGGAGGTCTTCTAGTCCTTATTCCTATCTTAAAGTAATCGGGTAAAATAGTATCTAATGCATCAAAATATGAATCTGCTATATTTCCTTCTACACCCATTAAACTCTGTATATTTCTTGCTGATATTATATCTTGATAATTTATTTTAATTTTATTTGCCCTATGCCTTTTCAATGTGATGTTATAATTTCTAGCCGCACCAATGACGAATGCCCTGGCAAGAAACATTCTAGAATTCTCATCAATGAATTTCGAGAACTGCATGATCCTGACTTTTCCACTTATTAGATAATTCTCTGGCAGGATGCTGGAAATATATCTTCCCGACATGGACATAATGAAAACCGGTATAGATGTTTTTGATAACAACTGGATAGCTGGTTTTGTAATTGTAATATTCCCCAATACGATTATTGAGTCGACATCATTTAATGGTATTTCAGATTCTCCATCCTTGCTCTTTAGTGTCAGGCTTTCGTCTTTCCTTGAAAGGATACCATTTGAGTTCAAATAGTATGGTCTCATAATTCATCCCCAACAAAATTCCACAAAACTGCAACCACGCCTACAGAACGGGTTTCTTCTTGCTTTTGGTATTTCTGCTGACCTCATTGTATCTATCAGCAAATATGCCCTATCAAGATCGTCCAGATAATCATTCAAGCTTATTGTTACTGTCTTCCTAGAACCTGAGAGATGAAGAACTCCTGTTGCCTCTTTTCCATATATCTCCAATAAACAGTTAAGATAATGAGCTACTTGAAGGAGATCAGCCTTTAAGGCTCTTCTCCCACGCTTATATTCGTGCACAATCATAGAGCCGTCTGACATAATTTCAAGGTTATCAATAACATTAGAACCAATTCTGACGCTTCTGTACCCGGGATGCTTTCTTACTTCAGAAAGATACTTTCCTTCCTTTATGAATTCATTTCCATCTGAAATATATATATTATGCAGCGATAACCAAAGTCTTCTATCACATATCTGAGAATAACTCACATCCGTCCCCCTATATTCTTCAGGCCTCATAAACACCCCCTAAATCTCCACCAGCAACTTTAACCGTTCAGGATA
This region of Thermoplasma sp. Kam2015 genomic DNA includes:
- the cas1b gene encoding type I-B CRISPR-associated endonuclease Cas1b yields the protein MRPYYLNSNGILSRKDESLTLKSKDGESEIPLNDVDSIIVLGNITITKPAIQLLSKTSIPVFIMSMSGRYISSILPENYLISGKVRIMQFSKFIDENSRMFLARAFVIGAARNYNITLKRHRANKIKINYQDIISARNIQSLMGVEGNIADSYFDALDTILPDYFKIGIRTRRPPLSFGNALISFINSLIYSTVASEIFCTHLDPTVSFLHEPSSARNSLALDVSEIFKPIFGHSVIISMIKRKEIKPEMHFISDEGVFLNESGRRLVLNRFSEELEKTVYSKALSRYISNKHLIRLELYKLERFIMEGEYYKPYTPRR
- a CDS encoding Dna2/Cas4 domain-containing protein, with product MRPEEYRGTDVSYSQICDRRLWLSLHNIYISDGNEFIKEGKYLSEVRKHPGYRSVRIGSNVIDNLEIMSDGSMIVHEYKRGRRALKADLLQVAHYLNCLLEIYGKEATGVLHLSGSRKTVTISLNDYLDDLDRAYLLIDTMRSAEIPKARRNPFCRRGCSFVEFCWG